A DNA window from Pseudarthrobacter sp. W1I19 contains the following coding sequences:
- a CDS encoding nuclear transport factor 2 family protein: protein MTMEQVARAFSSHRFEEALPQIHDDVAWELVGGEVLAGKPAVVDVCSSLARDLQDVQTTFDQFRMVSGPASVVVDSVARYLSADGSLSRVASCDIYDFMDGRVVRIRSYNVELAPDTAG from the coding sequence ATGACGATGGAGCAGGTGGCAAGGGCTTTTTCGAGCCACCGGTTTGAAGAGGCCCTGCCCCAGATCCACGACGATGTTGCCTGGGAGCTTGTGGGAGGGGAAGTCCTGGCCGGCAAGCCGGCGGTGGTTGATGTCTGTTCCTCCCTCGCCCGGGACCTGCAGGATGTACAGACCACGTTCGACCAGTTCCGGATGGTTTCCGGACCTGCGTCTGTTGTGGTGGACAGCGTTGCCCGGTACCTCTCGGCCGATGGCAGCCTGAGCCGGGTGGCCTCCTGCGATATCTACGACTTTATGGACGGGCGGGTGGTCCGCATCCGCTCCTACAACGTGGAACTGGCTCCCGACACAGCCGGTTGA